Proteins from a single region of Deltaproteobacteria bacterium:
- a CDS encoding acyl-CoA thioesterase, giving the protein MRFTSLAKVRFSEVDRAGIVYFPRFLNYFHVAFEDFFDQYLGTPYADVITQEGFAFPAVRTEVDFKKPLRFGELMEIEVAIEEIGRKSCRFRYTLRVKGDEEVRAVGRVTSVAVEMAGFTSIPIPDKYRRLFEAYLAQQGE; this is encoded by the coding sequence ATGCGCTTCACCTCCCTGGCCAAGGTTCGCTTCTCCGAGGTCGATCGCGCGGGGATCGTCTACTTCCCGCGCTTTCTGAACTATTTCCACGTAGCCTTCGAGGACTTCTTCGACCAGTACCTGGGCACCCCCTACGCGGACGTCATCACCCAGGAGGGCTTCGCCTTTCCGGCGGTGCGCACGGAGGTGGATTTCAAGAAGCCGCTGCGCTTCGGCGAGCTCATGGAGATCGAGGTCGCGATCGAGGAGATCGGCCGCAAGAGTTGCCGCTTCCGCTACACGCTGCGGGTCAAGGGCGACGAGGAGGTGAGGGCCGTCGGCCGCGTCACCTCCGTCGCGGTCGAGATGGCCGGGTTCACCTCCATCCCCATCCCCGACAAGTACCGGCGGCTTTTCGAGGCCTACCTCGCGCAACAAGGGGAGTAG